In Labilibaculum sp. DW002, the genomic window AATTGTAGATTTTCCTGTGTCGAAACGAATTCCATTGCAAATAATCTTACCATCTTGTAGAATACGATCGTAATATTTTACACCACCTTTAGCAATGCGAATGTTTTTTATGTATTTCTCGTAATCAGATGATGAATATTTTTCCATTTCAATCGTCAATCCTGTTGGATTACTTTCGTAATGAGGAATATTTATCAATCTGGTGTCATCCATATAAGCCTTTAGTTTACCTTTTGTAAAAGCAACTGATATATGACGCCAACCTCCAATATCATCTCTGTTTCCTCTATTTTTACCAGGATAATTAGCAGAACTTTCACCTAGCGTTAAGCTATTCACATATATGTATAATGTTTTATTGCTATCATTCCTTTGATTTTTTTTATCGAAAAAATTTATAAAATATCTTCCTGAGGATCCAGCACTAAAAAAAGCATCAAATTCAATCGTAAATACCTCTGGCAAATAGTCCTCTTTCGAATTTTTTAAATAAGGAACAATCGATCCATGCTCTATTGAATAGATAACATTTTCACCATCTACTTGAGCGATCTCAACATTTCCTTCCTTTAAATCCCATCGGCTTGGAAATTCACCATTTTCTTCCATTATATTAGGACCATCCTCAAAAATGACCTTGTCACCAGGAACGAAATCAAATTTATTCCAAACCACATTTGGCTTATTTGGTTTTCTCGTTTCAATATTCTCTTTTGAATTAGAAGAATTTTGATTCGCATTTTCAGCTGCTTCTTTCTTTGCTTCAGCTTCCTGTTTCTTTTTCTTCTTCTTCTTCTTACCAAAGAGACGTCCGAGACCTTCTTCTAATTTATCAAAGCCTTTATCAATTCCTTTTTCTATTTTTCTATTAGTTCGTTTTGTGCCTTGTTTTTTAGCAACTTTTTCGGGATCTACAATTTGTGCATTTAGTATTGTAATACTTAGTGTAAATAATAAAGAAAGAAAGACTAGTTTTTTCATGAGTTCATTTTTTGGTTTTGATTACAATGTAAATGTATGGCGGGTTTACATTTTTAAATAGAAGCTATGTTTCAAACACAAGCATAGATGTTCCAAGCATTAACTATCAGCCTATTATGAGCCTCCAAATAAACAATAATCATTAAATCGGGAACATTTATTATATTCTATAAAATTCTCTAAATTTGAAATAAGGGAACAAGAATCCGCTCATCACCATCAACGCAACTCATTCAACAACTGCACTTTAATGCGTATTAAGAATTAATTTATCAAGAAAATAATTAGCTATAAATAAGGAATGCTAAAAAGAAGTATTACAAATGTTCCATCTAATTGTACAAATGTTCCAATCACTAAATATCAAACAGTTACAAGAGTCACATTACAATTATCGCATAAGTAGGAGAAAATTGAAATTGCAAATTATCGACAGAAATCACTTTTACAAATAAAAATTAGTACTCGTATTCTTCTAAAATGAATTCCATATATAGAATCAAAAATCAACCTACTAATCCTTTTGAATAGGTAGCTAGCCATAAAATCAAGGCACAAAAAAAATGGCTCACGATAGGTGAGCCATTTTAAATTAGTACATTTTTTTTCTAGCTATTAACTGTATGTTCTTTCATGTATTCAGAAGGAGTACAGCCTTGAATCTCTTTAAAACATTTCGAAAAATAGGAAGTATCATTAAAACCTGTTGAGTAACAAACTTCGCTAATACTTATTTCTGGTTTTAAGAGTAGTTCGGAAGCTAATTTAACGCGCTGAGTTCGAATAAATGCAGTTGCAGATAAACCAGTCAATGCCTTTAACTTACGATGCAATTGGGTTCTACTCATACACGTTAATTCGCAAAATTGATCGACAGAAAAATCAGGATCGGGTAAATGCTTCTCTAACACTTCTTGTAAGCAAGTGGCAAACTTTTCCTCTTCCGATTCGAAAACCAAGTTTAACGGATTTATTACCAATTCCTTTTGATATTTCTCTTGTAATTCTTTTCGAGTACTTATCAACCTTTCCACTTTAACCAACAAAGCCTGAGCATTAAATGGTTTCACAATATAATCATCAGCACCAGAATTTAAACCATCCAATTCATTATCATCTCCCACTTTAGCAGTTAATAAGATAATCGGAATGTGATTGGTTTTATGGTCTGATTTTAAAGATGTACATAGCTCTACGCCACTAATATTAGGCATCATCACATCCGAAATAATTAAATCAGGAATATAGTCAAATGCCATTTTTATTCCTATTTCCCCATCTTCGGCTTCTAAGACCTTGTATTTATGAACAAAGTAAGTTTTGATGTACTTTCTCATGTCAGGATTATCCTCAACAATAAGAAGTACTGGAAGATCAGCTAATTTCTTTTCTGTTTCTACTTCCTTATTATTAGGCGCTTCTATAATTTCTTGAACAGGCCCTTGAACAATTGGAACTAATGATATTTCACTCGATTTAAAGTGTTCTTTTGTAGTTGGCAACACCAAGCTAAATTCGATTATTTGACTATTGGAACAACTTACTTTAATAGGAGCACGATATAGCGTACAAAGTTCTTTAACCAAAGACAATCCAATACCTGTTCCTTGCGTTTCATTTTCTCCTGCGCGATAAAAACGATCGAAAATATGCGACAATTCTTCATTTGTAAGTGTACAACCAGAATTACGAACTGCAATTTTTAAGTGATCGCTATAAGCGATAACATTTAGCTGAACCTCTCCATTGCCAGGAACAAATTTAAAAGCATTTGAAAGTAAATTTGTAATGATAATTTCAACAATATTTCGATCGAACCAAACTTTTCCAGAATCATTAACCTCTAACTGGTAATTGATATTCTTCTCGGATGCTTGGTAGCTAAACGAATTTGATATCCCTTTCAATATGGTGGCCAAATCACCTTCTTGGGCTGAAATTTTAAATTGTCCTGCATCAATCTTCGACAAACTCAACAATTGATCAACCAGAGATAACAAACGGTCTGAGTTTCTTAATATCAGACTTAAATCATTTCGATCATCATCGCTTTCTGATTTTCTTAATTGCTTTTCAACTGGCCCTTTTATAAGCGTTAAAGGAGTTCTAAATTCGTGAGAGATACTACTAAAAAATTTCGATTTCATTTTACTGATACTTTGCAATTCTCGCGTAACTCTTTGCTTGTTTTGGTATCGGTAGTAAAAAAATGCCGCTAAGCCTCCAAATAATAAAAGCAATACGCCAAATTGATTTCTTTGCATTTTCTTCGACTCACCAATCAATTGATTTCGAGTGTTAAGCAATTCAATTTGTTGTGTTTTTTTCTCCGATTGGTACTTGAACTCCAAATCGTTAAGAACCTGTGAAGTCTCTGAATTGTATAGGGAATCGGTGTAAATTTTAGTTTGTAATAAAGAGTTACATGCCTCCTTATACCTTTCTGTTTCAGAATAAACATTGTAAAGCGTCTGATTACATAGAATTAAATTATCAAGAGAATGAATTTTTTCTGCAATCGCCCTTCCTTCCAACAAATTCTTTTCTGCCTCTTTATAGCGTTTTAATTTAGCGCAAGCAGTTCCATGATGAATTAAAATTGCACTCAAATATCGTTTGTCTTTTATCTCTCGCTGAATGCTTAAAGATCTTTCAAAATGAGAATAAGCCTCAGAATAGTTCTTTAATGACATATCAACTTGCCCAAGAAGTTGGTAACAAATCCCCTGACTCATAGGGTAGTTTCGTTTCTTGGCTAAATCTAAACACTTATGTATGTAATAATTAGCTGAATCGGTTTCATTAAGAAACATATATGCTTCTCCTACATTTCCATAACTCAACTCTAAATGAAAACTATTTTCGCTACTAATTCCATATTTTAGCGATTCCTTAAAATAGGAAAGTGCCTTTTTGTACTCTTTTTGTACCAAATAAATGTTGCCAATACCATTTTCGGCAATTGCTTTTCCATATAAATTATTACTGTATTTGGTACTGTTTATCGACGAAACAAAGTAGTTAATTGCTTCTTGATTTTGATCGGTTTTACGACAAACAACGCCCAACTCGTTATAAATACGTCCAATTTGATAATGATCTTCATTCTTATGAGAATAAGGCAAAGCTTTTTTATAATAATATTTAGCCGAATCGTAAACATGCTGGTACCTGTGATTCACGCCTAATCGGTAATAGATCTCAGGTAAATTTATACTGTCAATATCTACTTCTATTTTCTTTCTAAGAATTTCTAGGTAATCACCATATTCACTTTTGAATAGTTTTCGATTCCTTACAACCAATTTTATTGCTCTCTCAGAATCCTTAATTTCACCTTTCTCAAAAAGCAAATCTTGAATCTCAATTTTTAAACTATCTAGGTTCTTGTATTTAGGAACCTTCAACTTATCCTGTGAAAAAAGATTTCCCGAAAAGGATATGAATAAAAAAACGAAAGAAAACTTCGCAAGAAAGTTCATTATATTGTTAGTTAAATAAATAGTCATTAGCACAATAAAATAAATACATGAAAATCAAATGCACACATCCCAACATCAATCACCACAAACAATCACAACGCATTATTAATTAACGAATTTATAACATTCAAAACGCAGATGCAAATAAACATTACAACTTAACAAAACAATAATCTTAGTACCAGCACAAATATCACTTTAAAAGCTTCCATTAACCCACATTAAGTTAGCTTACATCTGATTTATCCATTCACTTGTAAAACAAATTACAATTGCTGTAAGTAAGGAATACGAATAGGAACATCAACCTATTAAATAGTAAAAATCCTGAACTGGATCTCAAGTCAATTCCCCACAAACTTGCAATTTTTATTAGTATCTTTACAGTCCTTTACACAAACATTAATTAGCCTTGTAAATTAAAAGGCAAAAGGATTTTAGAATGGATTTTGAAAGCATAAAAAATAAATTACAACAGTACAAAGCGGAAGGAAAGAAGATGTTTACCACTTCATCTTTTCAATCACACAGTTTAGTATTGCTTCACATTATCAGCAGAATAGACAATACAATTCCTGTGTACTCTATTAATACTGGATTTTTATTCCCAGAAACAATTCAATTTAAAGATCGAATTGCAGAAGAATTTGGCTTAAATATTATTGATGCTAAATCATCGATACCGAAAGCACAACAAAAAGATGCAAAAGGCAATTTTCTTTTCACATCTGACCCTGACTATTGCTGCTTCCTAAATAAGGTGCAACCTTTAGATGGTGTTTTAGCAGATCATGATGTCTGGATTAATGGCGTTAGAGCCGATCAATCTGCTGTGCGAAAAGCGATGGAAATTGAACAAGCTGCCCCGCACGATGTGATTCGTTTTCACCCGATGTTAGATTGGAGTAAACAAGAAATTTACAAATACATTAAAGAGCATAACTTACCTCGTCATCCGCTTGAAGCTAAAGGCTACGATAGTATCGGTTGTGAACCGTGTACCCGAAAAATGATTTTGGGTGATGATCGTTCGGCCAGATGGTTTGGGATGAAAAAAACCGAATGTGGTTTAAATACCGATTTGGTTGTTAAAAAGGATAAAAAATAAATTTAGATCGCGAGTCGAAATTAAAATACACACACAATGAGAGTATTAGTAACAGGTGGTGCGGGATACATTGGAACCGAGCTATGCATAAAATTGAACCAGAATCCTGAAGTGAAAGAAATTATTGTACTCGATAATTTGCATCAGGCTAATTTCAATTTGTTTTTACACTCACAAATAAAACCTGGCAAATTAACCTTTGTAAAGGGAGAACTTTTAGATTCAAGAACACTTGATAAAATTGTAAAAGATGTTGACGTGGTTTATCATCTTGCTGCTGAAAATACGGACAGCGATAAGCTTCATCACCTTCACGAACAGGTTAACAATTGGGGAACAGCCGAATTGGTATACGCTATTGAAGAAAGTAATGTAAAACAATTGGTTTATGTTAGTTCTACAGCTGTTTATGGGTATTCCGATGATGAATTTAATGTTTATACAAACCCAGAACCATCAACTTCCTTAGGAAGCTCAAAATTAAGAGGCGAACAACATGTTGAACGCATTATGTCGAAAGTAAATACGCAAATTATTCGTTTGGGTAATGTTTTCGGATATGGTGTAAGCATGAACATGAAAGAAATTTTAAATAGCCTACTATTCGATTCCCATTTTGTTGGACGCATCTCTATTCATGGAAGTGGAAATCAAAAACGTCCTTTTATCTCTCTCGATAAAACAACAAATATATTGGCTAATTTATTGGGTGGAAAATTAGATTCTGGCGTGTACAACCTATCGGAACACAACAAATCAATTATGGATCTAGTTGAGATAATGCAAACTCAAAATCCAGACATGGAAATGATTTTCACCAATCAACATTTGGAGTTACCTCAACAATTGATTGCTAAAGATGAAAGAATCATGAAATTATACGAAGGTGAAAATTTAGGTTTTGAAGAGGAACTTAATATCCTTAAAAAGCACTTTGCAGCTTCGAGCATATAAAATTAGCATCTGACTTATAGTCATTCACATAAAAAATCCTGATTCACTTACGAATCAGGATTTTTTTATAATATTTATGATCTCCAAATCATTTAATCCTCTTATAAACAATACTCGATCCTAATTTGATTGTATTTTTATCGATAAATTCGACTTTAAATTCTTTACTCGTACCCAATCCATAAGTTGAAAACAAATCGCTACCTATCTTCTTTTCTGTTAACCTAAATTCAGAATTGGAAGACCTTTTAATTTTACTAACCAAAACATCACCAGGTTTCATAAAGAAATTCACATATTTATTTTGGTTAATCTCAGTAATCTTACCAAGCAATGCGCCACTTTCCGTTTTATTAATCGATACTCTAATTCCATCTAACATCGATCTTCCTTGCAATTCCCAATTACCAACAAATTGATCTACAGGAATTTTTTTCATACTTTCAGTATCGCAAGATGAAAATACTAAACTAGCTATGATCACTAATAAAACCTTAAAAAACTGATTGTTTTTTTTCATTTATATCCTTTTTGCAAATATTAAATTTTCTCCGTCAATTTTTTAACGAATCGATATTTATTAAAAAACTCTTTTGCAATAACACGAATCAATGTATAAGTGGGTATGGCT contains:
- a CDS encoding NAD-dependent epimerase/dehydratase family protein, with the protein product MRVLVTGGAGYIGTELCIKLNQNPEVKEIIVLDNLHQANFNLFLHSQIKPGKLTFVKGELLDSRTLDKIVKDVDVVYHLAAENTDSDKLHHLHEQVNNWGTAELVYAIEESNVKQLVYVSSTAVYGYSDDEFNVYTNPEPSTSLGSSKLRGEQHVERIMSKVNTQIIRLGNVFGYGVSMNMKEILNSLLFDSHFVGRISIHGSGNQKRPFISLDKTTNILANLLGGKLDSGVYNLSEHNKSIMDLVEIMQTQNPDMEMIFTNQHLELPQQLIAKDERIMKLYEGENLGFEEELNILKKHFAASSI
- a CDS encoding OmpA family protein, with product MKKLVFLSLLFTLSITILNAQIVDPEKVAKKQGTKRTNRKIEKGIDKGFDKLEEGLGRLFGKKKKKKKKQEAEAKKEAAENANQNSSNSKENIETRKPNKPNVVWNKFDFVPGDKVIFEDGPNIMEENGEFPSRWDLKEGNVEIAQVDGENVIYSIEHGSIVPYLKNSKEDYLPEVFTIEFDAFFSAGSSGRYFINFFDKKNQRNDSNKTLYIYVNSLTLGESSANYPGKNRGNRDDIGGWRHISVAFTKGKLKAYMDDTRLINIPHYESNPTGLTIEMEKYSSSDYEKYIKNIRIAKGGVKYYDRILQDGKIICNGIRFDTGKSTIKPESMGAINKIFQLMQKQTDLNFSIEGHTDSDGDDASNKRLSEARAKVVMEKLIQMGISSNRLSYAGFGESKPIDNNNTSEGKANNRRVEFVKTEGNTASSNSNSSSNSIFNSLDRNAIDTKMRSLENGNIQVANQSGVVLGNGTTIIYGTSDGNLGKMEVLNVDENDNYKLTVRYVTYNDDGSVHSKSNNLEIGGTYTCDLDEGNTENLMSSEEDFWLSRSGAKEAKIEQMENTGFYVVPN
- a CDS encoding phosphoadenylyl-sulfate reductase; protein product: MDFESIKNKLQQYKAEGKKMFTTSSFQSHSLVLLHIISRIDNTIPVYSINTGFLFPETIQFKDRIAEEFGLNIIDAKSSIPKAQQKDAKGNFLFTSDPDYCCFLNKVQPLDGVLADHDVWINGVRADQSAVRKAMEIEQAAPHDVIRFHPMLDWSKQEIYKYIKEHNLPRHPLEAKGYDSIGCEPCTRKMILGDDRSARWFGMKKTECGLNTDLVVKKDKK
- a CDS encoding tetratricopeptide repeat protein — protein: MNFLAKFSFVFLFISFSGNLFSQDKLKVPKYKNLDSLKIEIQDLLFEKGEIKDSERAIKLVVRNRKLFKSEYGDYLEILRKKIEVDIDSINLPEIYYRLGVNHRYQHVYDSAKYYYKKALPYSHKNEDHYQIGRIYNELGVVCRKTDQNQEAINYFVSSINSTKYSNNLYGKAIAENGIGNIYLVQKEYKKALSYFKESLKYGISSENSFHLELSYGNVGEAYMFLNETDSANYYIHKCLDLAKKRNYPMSQGICYQLLGQVDMSLKNYSEAYSHFERSLSIQREIKDKRYLSAILIHHGTACAKLKRYKEAEKNLLEGRAIAEKIHSLDNLILCNQTLYNVYSETERYKEACNSLLQTKIYTDSLYNSETSQVLNDLEFKYQSEKKTQQIELLNTRNQLIGESKKMQRNQFGVLLLLFGGLAAFFYYRYQNKQRVTRELQSISKMKSKFFSSISHEFRTPLTLIKGPVEKQLRKSESDDDRNDLSLILRNSDRLLSLVDQLLSLSKIDAGQFKISAQEGDLATILKGISNSFSYQASEKNINYQLEVNDSGKVWFDRNIVEIIITNLLSNAFKFVPGNGEVQLNVIAYSDHLKIAVRNSGCTLTNEELSHIFDRFYRAGENETQGTGIGLSLVKELCTLYRAPIKVSCSNSQIIEFSLVLPTTKEHFKSSEISLVPIVQGPVQEIIEAPNNKEVETEKKLADLPVLLIVEDNPDMRKYIKTYFVHKYKVLEAEDGEIGIKMAFDYIPDLIISDVMMPNISGVELCTSLKSDHKTNHIPIILLTAKVGDDNELDGLNSGADDYIVKPFNAQALLVKVERLISTRKELQEKYQKELVINPLNLVFESEEEKFATCLQEVLEKHLPDPDFSVDQFCELTCMSRTQLHRKLKALTGLSATAFIRTQRVKLASELLLKPEISISEVCYSTGFNDTSYFSKCFKEIQGCTPSEYMKEHTVNS